The following proteins are encoded in a genomic region of Drosophila willistoni isolate 14030-0811.24 chromosome 2L unlocalized genomic scaffold, UCI_dwil_1.1 Seg196, whole genome shotgun sequence:
- the LOC6639764 gene encoding ribose-5-phosphate isomerase, with product MLLSLVRRSRCLISSIGTFSTSSTVKMSETISLDQAKKLAARAAVEEWIIEGETKIVGIGSGSTIVYAVERLAERVWKDGELSDLICVPTSFQARSLILDHNLNLGDLDRYPILDVAIDGADEVDSRMVCIKGGGGCLMQEKIVAACAKRFVVVADYTKKSLRLGEQWCKGVPIEVAPIAHVPIKLKIEAMFGGEAHLRMAKAKAGPIVTDNGNFLLDWKFVAKREYDWDEVNHAIKMIPGVMETGLFVGMAHKCYFGMADGNVKAQVNSK from the coding sequence ATGCTATTGTCATTGGTGCGTCGTTCACGCTGTCTAATCTCATCAATTGGAACTTTTAGTACTTCATCAACAGTTAAAATGAGTGAAACTATTTCGCTGGATCAGGCCAAGAAATTGGCAGCACGCGCCGCTGTGGAAGAATGGATTATTGAAGGCGAAACCAAGATTGTGGGCATTGGCAGTGGATCGACTATAGTCTATGCAGTGGAACGCCTGGCGGAACGTGTGTGGAAGGACGGTGAACTATCCGATCTGATTTGTGTGCCAACCTCTTTTCAGGCACGTTCATTGATACTCGATCACAATCTGAATTTGGGAGATTTAGATCGTTATCCCATATTGGATGTGGCCATTGATGGAGCCGATGAGGTGGACAGTCGCATGGTTTGCATCAAAGGTGGCGGCGGTTGTCTAATGCAGGAGAAGATCGTTGCCGCTTGTGCCAAACGTTTTGTTGTGGTTGCTGATTATACGAAGAAATCCTTACGCCTTGGCGAGCAATGGTGCAAAGGTGTTCCCATTGAGGTGGCTCCGATCGCCCATGTGCCCATCAAACTGAAGATTGAGGCCATGTTCGGAGGCGAAGCTCACTTGCGCATGGCCAAGGCAAAGGCCGGACCGATTGTCACCGACAATGGCAATTTCCTGCTGGACTGGAAATTTGTGGCCAAACGGGAATATGACTGGGATGAAGTGAATCACGCCATCAAAATGATTCCCGGTGTCATGGAGACGGGTTTATTTGTGGGCATGGCGCACAAATGCTATTTCGGTATGGCCGATGGCAATGTCAAGGCGCAGGTCAATTCAAAATGA
- the LOC6639766 gene encoding uncharacterized protein LOC6639766, translated as MKLAIICLYLFVISKPSCSHVISEALDILRVVKDITADILQIWDVVEKVPHDTDIELPILQDKQRKVMQRIDQINQHITNLEKWQNEQNIMIIENLTRIFEKQSMLSIRLQNIQTSTRAINYRYSQFEDYQNLKNKLEPITLRRFAEKNVDPGSDSLDSMLQVLFNDFFGIDNKNTNKDDIEDSLLNHLTKNYESSTDQICFHKKSAQQYAYELFVKVSLTELKAYTMAEFSWITLRSQGLGNYTEEISLMRQNRESRLNMSRLVLNQIMSDSQRVYWRCDPDGGYILGKTYDEITRLLQGYLENEVNLNENQQCWSTCNNYYETQQFGCYQPEEEYCGKQKKCNGKLYNCRYIDSDMWVCPSAENSTHRYKHIEFESGTILGKIFPQPPPNPEQCQTEMEKVESWWRYLLWHCSYCFCLCDEKGPQSDRFFNLRDTITDYQNGRVATGIRFVKSQRVFHLQLQQGQLLPNGAINGSSLEWLPIDSYDPDNVDVRNGIDYHILSFDSRTLDLDEVVSESHSSDHVVTGVRLRMLGKHLNLEVRFSEYNFTTGRLLDAKNKSFWLSNDNTDVSGTKRRQRLWLNNPDLPINSKLKSLPLSSTNQFMDFFASSPESDASQSTVPFIDIQDVVPNPVVPLTGLGLYHKGREGFGGFFAPKVITYDISKNFLKQLN; from the coding sequence ATGAAATTGGCAATAATTTGCTTATATCTTTTTGTAATATCCAAACCAAGTTGCAGCCATGTGATATCGGAAGCACTGGACATATTACGTGTAGTAAAAGATATAACAGCGGACATACTACAGATCTGGGATGTGGTGGAGAAGGTGCCTCATGATACGGATATCGAATTGCCCATATTGCAGGACAAACAACGCAAAGTTATGCAACGCATCGATCAGATCAATCAACATATAACTAATTTGGAGAAATGGCAAAACGAACAAAACATCATGATTATTGAGAATTTGACAAGGATCTTTGAGAAGCAATCGATGCTTTCCATTCGACTGCAGAATATTCAGACATCCACCAGAGCCATCAATTATCGATACAGCCAATTCGAGGATTATCAAAATCTCAAAAACAAATTGGAGCCCATCACATTGCGGAGATTTGCCGAAAAGAATGTTGATCCCGGCTCGGATTCTTTGGATTCCATGTTGCaagttttgtttaatgattTCTTTGGGATCGATAATAAGAATACGAATAAGGACGACATCGAGGATTCCCTGTTAAACCATCTGACGAAAAATTATGAATCATCAACGGATCAAATTTGTTTCCATAAAAAATCAGCTCAACAATATGCCTATGAACTCTTTGTAAAGGTATCTTTAACTGAACTTAAGGCCTATACTATGGCGGAGTTCTCCTGGATAACTCTGCGTAGTCAGGGCTTGGGTAACTATACGGAGGAGATATCCCTGATGCGTCAGAATCGTGAAAGTCGTCTCAATATGTCTCGATTGGTCTTAAATCAGATCATGTCCGACAGTCAACGTGTCTACTGGCGCTGCGATCCCGATGGAGGATATATTTTGGGTAAAACTTATGATGAGATTACTCGCTTGCTTCAGGGCTATTTGGAAAATGAGGTCAATTTGAATGAGAATCAACAATGCTGGAGCACTTGCAATAATTACTATGAAACCCAACAATTTGGATGCTATCAACCGGAAGAGGAATATTGCGGCAAACAGAAGAAATGCAATGGAAAGCTCTACAATTGTCGTTACATCGATTCGGATATGTGGGTATGTCCCAGTGCAGAGAACTCCACGCATCGCTACAAGCATATTGAATTTGAGAGTGGTACAATATTGGGTAAAATATTCCCACAACCCCCACCCAATCCTGAACAATGTCAAACGGAGATGGAAAAGGTGGAGTCCTGGTGGCGTTATCTACTTTGGCActgctcgtattgcttctgcTTATGCGATGAGAAAGGTCCTCAATCGGACCGATTCTTTAACCTTCGTGACACAATTACCGATTATCAAAATGGTCGCGTGGCCACTGGGATCCGTTTTGTCAAGAGTCAAAGAGTTTTTCATTTGCAATTGCAGCAGGGACAGCTTCTGCCCAATGGTGCCATCAATGGATCATCACTTGAATGGCTGCCCATTGATTCATATGACCCGGACAATGTGGATGTTCGTAATGGAATTGACTATCACATCCTCTCCTTTGATAGTCGCACTCTAGATCTGGATGAGGTCGTCTCGGAATCGCATAGCAGCGATCATGTGGTCACCGGTGTGCGCCTTCGTATGCTTGGCAAACATCTCAATTTGGAAGTACGTTTCAGTGAATATAATTTTACTACGGGTCGCCTGCTGGATGCCAAGAACAAAAGCTTTTGGTTAAGTAACGACAACACCGATGTATCTGGCACAAAGAGACGTCAACGATTGTGGCTCAATAATCCCGACTTACCCATCAATTCCAAATTAAAATCACTGCCTCTTTCATCAACCAATCAATTCATGGATTTCTTCGCTTCCAGCCCAGAGTCGGATGCTTCGCAAAGTACTGTGCCATTTATTGATATTCAGGATGTGGTACCCAATCCAGTGGTTCCACTAACTGGCCTGGGTCTATATCATAAGGGACGTGAAGGTTTTGGTGGCTTCTTTGCACCCAAAGTAATTACCTATGACATATCCAAGAATTTTTTGAAACAACTTAATTAA
- the LOC6639887 gene encoding protein TEX261: MGFLFILSWISLGIQITFITLSIVAGLYYLAELAEEYTTPARKVILFMISFTIFVYIMLMAFEDFPWTMLLCGFLAQGFHLSIMGGFPFIRLMSVPFIGSLIMLVINHALAFQYFTSVYVPFTQVLAYFTICMWMVPFGLFVSLSANDSVLPTVNEQSRLGSPDVVSNYFSRNKKQGLLSLFNYMKETLLPGRSKKSF; encoded by the exons ATGGGTTTCCTGTTTATACTCAGTTGGATATCATTAGGCATACAGATCACATTCATCACTCTGTCCATAG TGGCTGGTCTTTATTATCTGGCCGAGCTAGCGGAGGAGTACACAACACCAGCACGCAAAGTAATATTATTCATGATCAGCTTCACCATATTTGTTTACATCATGCTGATGGCCTTTGAGGATTTCCCTTGGACAATGCTGCTATGTGGCTTCTTGGCTCAAGGTTTCCATTTAAGCATAATGGGTGGGTTTCCCTTTATCCGACTGATGTCGGTGCCTTTCATTGGCTCCCTAATCATGTTGGTGATCAATCATGCATTGGCATTTCAGTACTTCACCAGCGTCTATGTGCCTTTTACCCAG GTTCTGGCCTATTTCACCATTTGCATGTGGATGGTGCCGTTTGGCCTTTTTGTTTCGTTAAGCGCCAACGACAGTGTTTTGCCCACTGTCAATGAGCAGAGTCGTCTGGGCAGTCCAGATGTGGTTAGCAATTACTTCTCGAGGAATAAAAAGCAGGGATTACTGTCGCTATTCAATTATATGAAGGAGACATTGCTGCCGGGACGCAGCAAGAAATCATTTTGA